The stretch of DNA TCAGGTTTCTGATTAGCCATTTTGACATTCAGACTGAGTGTGCTAGACAGTTCCTTTTGCCTATGATATTTGCCCATGTCTTCAATTTGCAAGTGGCAGGGCCACAGTTATCTTGTAATATAAAAGCGAGGACTTGCGTACCTCCTGGCATCCATCATAGCGTGTGGGTCATCTGGGTTGACCACGTCGTTCTGGTTGATTCGCATGGGTTCTCTGGGCACGTGGGAAAAGTCTGCTTGCTGCTGCAACTGAGATCCGAATGCGGAGATCTTTCTCTGTGGGACCAGGATCTGGTGAGGATCCATTGGATCGATATCTGCACTTCTAGTATTTCTGTGGGGCTCAGGTGTGTTGAATCGAAACAAAGGGATTTCATTTCTCCTGGACAAAAACTGGGAGTATGGTGGTGGATTCATACCAGGGAAGAAAGCTTGTTTAACTCTGCCTAAGCTAACCAGGAAGTTGTGTTTGGGAGATTGGTACACATCATAGCCATTTTCCAGCGTCCTGTGGTTGAACACACAGTCCTCTTGACTGAAGTaatgcttagggaaaaaaaaaaatgacacctGTGAGCAGAGGGACTTAGTGAATGACAAGTGCCGATTAAAGACGGAAAGAGGGAGGAGATCTTGCAGCAGGTGTTTTTCtgatctgccagctctgtgacTCAAGACAACTTAGGCTTAGTCAAATGTAGATCTGAGATGCATGCCCATGTTTTCAGCAAAGGTATTATAATgataacattgttttcttttagagGGCTGCATTGCTTGCGCTACTCCCAGCCCATGGCTCTATGCTACAGTAGGAATTCAGACTGGTCCATCACCGGATCTCATTCTGCCCTCGTTTACCCAAGCAGGAACTCAGATGATTTTTGTCAGCTCTACAACTCAATACAAtcaaagaagagaggaaagttTAACCTAAGTGGCAGGTCCCCAGCTCACTTAAATCTGCATCCTCTGCTGTAGTTGTACAGATTTGCCCTAGGTGAGGAAACAGGCACCACGGTAGCAGACTGCACCTGCCTTTCAGTCTTGAGTCTTAGCAAAGGTCACTCACCAAACCAAAAATGTTTCCTCTCATGTCCATGCATAGGTAGCGTCCACTCTTCACACCTGTGATTATTACTGAGCCAGCACCCTCGGACTTGATCATTAGGGCACCTGTTTAGAAAAGCAGAGATGTCAAATCCAAGACCCAGTTCGACACTGCACCGTTGCCTTACAGATCCACAGCTGCTCTGGCTGGAAGTGTCCTCTGGGGATTTGCACCAACCTCCCACGTGAGCTGGGACTATTGCCCACCCACAATCAGCTTAGCCCTGGCTTTGTCTGTCTGAGTTTTGGGAAGCTCCCAGGATGCCACCACATCTCCAGGcgccctgttccagtgctgcactaATGTCCCAAAGACAACTCTTTTCCCTATCATCCCCTCTGAAGTCCCAAACCACAGGCTGGGGACATTGCCCTTAGTTCTGTCATCAGCCACTACCAGGGGGAGTTTGTCTTCCTCATCTCGGTGACTGCCCTGTGGTATTAGACTACCCTTAACCTCCTTTTTGCTAtactaaacaagcccagctccctcaatTTTCCTGATAAGTCATGCTCCAGGCCCTGACCATCCTGAAAACCCTCTGCCAGAGCAGCTCCAGTTTCCCCACATCCATCTTGACCTGGGGTTGCTATA from Harpia harpyja isolate bHarHar1 chromosome 6, bHarHar1 primary haplotype, whole genome shotgun sequence encodes:
- the FGF23 gene encoding fibroblast growth factor 23; the protein is MPPSSPYSCLGYLLLVLCSLKATLAFPNSSPLLNPSWGNGDHLTHLYTDTERNSFHLQINADGYVDGVPHQTIYSALMIKSEGAGSVIITGVKSGRYLCMDMRGNIFGLHYFSQEDCVFNHRTLENGYDVYQSPKHNFLVSLGRVKQAFFPGMNPPPYSQFLSRRNEIPLFRFNTPEPHRNTRSADIDPMDPHQILVPQRKISAFGSQLQQQADFSHVPREPMRINQNDVVNPDDPHAMMDARRYASPRFYITR